In Vagococcus hydrophili, one DNA window encodes the following:
- a CDS encoding carbohydrate ABC transporter permease — MHKRKKENRTFNIINTTLLILFALIIVVPLWNIVVSSLSAGAGTGNSGLVLIPKDFTLENYKKVLTDESIPRALLISILKTVIGAFTHVAFCAVFAYALSKQKLAGRSVYAMMGVITMYFSGGMIPTYLLIKSLGLLDTFWVYIIPGLFSYYDVVILMNFFRDVPPSLEESAKIDGASEFTIFRKIYVPLSKPALATILLFNGVAQWNDFMTTKLYVTNEKLYPLQMKIYEIIVQSNMTAMSNSGSTDVIVESSTKGVQLATIVITTIPILIIYPLLQKHFMGGMMAGAVKE, encoded by the coding sequence ATGCATAAGAGAAAAAAAGAAAATCGAACCTTTAATATTATTAATACAACCTTACTTATCTTGTTCGCTTTAATAATTGTTGTCCCACTTTGGAACATTGTTGTTTCGTCTTTAAGTGCAGGAGCGGGTACTGGTAATTCAGGGTTAGTGTTAATCCCCAAAGATTTTACTTTAGAAAATTATAAAAAAGTGTTAACAGATGAAAGTATTCCGAGAGCCTTACTCATCTCGATTTTAAAAACAGTCATTGGTGCATTTACCCACGTAGCCTTTTGTGCGGTGTTTGCTTATGCCTTGAGTAAACAAAAACTAGCAGGTAGAAGTGTCTATGCCATGATGGGCGTTATTACCATGTACTTTAGTGGTGGTATGATTCCAACGTACCTATTGATTAAGTCTTTAGGCTTACTTGACACATTTTGGGTCTACATTATTCCAGGTTTGTTTAGTTACTATGATGTAGTGATCTTAATGAACTTCTTTAGAGATGTACCACCGTCATTAGAAGAATCAGCAAAAATCGACGGTGCCTCAGAGTTCACAATTTTTAGAAAAATCTATGTTCCACTTTCTAAACCAGCCTTAGCAACCATTCTTTTATTTAATGGTGTGGCTCAGTGGAATGACTTTATGACCACTAAATTATATGTTACAAACGAAAAATTATATCCATTACAAATGAAAATATATGAAATCATTGTTCAGTCTAATATGACGGCAATGTCAAATAGTGGAAGTACCGACGTGATTGTTGAATCAAGTACAAAAGGGGTTCAACTGGCAACGATCGTCATTACAACGATTCCAATCTTAATTATTTATCCATTGTTACAAAAACACTTTATGGGTGGCATGATGGCGGGAGCCGTTAAAGAATAA
- a CDS encoding YesL family protein — MKNILSIDGWYFRVFSKLANLVLLNLIFVVSIIPVVTIGPAFIALILSLKELKEDGTLAVARVYGTHFKDNFKKGLILSVIELLAFLLPSSLIYVSLQYIPLLSTLLMILFSFGLLLLVIFPLIYSLKDVTIKQGIHLTLEFVTVRIAYAIACFIVPAVIGFISLKYSIIFLVLVGIATSIYLQLHLLEKGGLLDEN, encoded by the coding sequence ATGAAAAATATATTATCAATTGACGGTTGGTACTTTAGAGTGTTCTCTAAATTGGCAAATTTGGTATTACTTAATTTAATATTTGTGGTTTCGATTATTCCGGTTGTGACAATTGGACCAGCGTTTATTGCTCTTATTTTGTCATTAAAGGAACTGAAAGAGGACGGCACATTGGCAGTTGCTAGAGTATATGGCACACACTTTAAAGATAACTTTAAGAAAGGGTTAATTCTATCTGTTATTGAATTACTTGCCTTTTTATTACCAAGTTCTTTAATTTATGTGAGTCTTCAATACATTCCATTATTAAGTACGTTGTTGATGATTTTATTTTCATTTGGCTTACTATTACTAGTTATTTTCCCTCTTATTTACAGCTTGAAAGATGTAACAATCAAACAAGGAATTCATCTTACATTAGAATTTGTCACAGTCCGAATTGCTTATGCGATTGCCTGTTTCATTGTTCCAGCAGTGATTGGCTTTATTAGTTTAAAATATTCGATTATTTTCTTAGTTTTAGTCGGAATTGCCACAAGTATTTATTTACAGCTTCATCTTCTTGAAAAAGGTGGGCTATTAGATGAAAACTAA
- a CDS encoding acetylxylan esterase: MKTKDYWDEQLSLSKELPLDLSLKKIDFPSTIANLYDVTYTSLYDEKIHGWFIEPKNTEKYPLVVEFIGYMNHLESPLQFMHYLSVGCGVLVTDSRGQGGKTKDTQKYQTYSESRLMACGFLDRDDFYLRRLYWDALRLLDVVQEISHVDKENIFIHGTSQGGGIGLFANSLTPHPIKYGFYDVPSHSNLISRIAQGTGSYQGIHEYLKNNPSDEEKVLTVLDYFDIKHVVDEITNPVLISVGEADPICPKEDFLVAYHKIKAIKELDTYQQPGHGGGGLKHIEKILNYLLKETAGECNERD; encoded by the coding sequence ATGAAAACTAAAGATTATTGGGATGAACAATTGTCTCTTTCCAAGGAATTACCACTAGATCTAAGTTTAAAAAAGATCGATTTTCCAAGTACCATCGCCAATCTATATGACGTGACTTATACGAGCCTTTATGATGAAAAAATTCATGGCTGGTTTATTGAACCAAAGAACACAGAAAAATATCCCTTGGTCGTTGAGTTTATCGGCTACATGAATCATTTAGAATCACCTTTGCAGTTTATGCACTACTTAAGTGTGGGGTGTGGCGTGTTAGTCACTGATTCAAGAGGTCAGGGTGGTAAAACAAAGGACACGCAAAAATATCAAACCTATTCGGAATCAAGATTAATGGCTTGCGGCTTTTTAGATAGGGATGATTTTTATTTAAGACGTTTGTATTGGGATGCACTGCGTTTACTTGATGTTGTCCAAGAAATCTCCCATGTTGATAAAGAAAATATTTTTATTCATGGGACGAGTCAAGGTGGTGGCATTGGACTTTTCGCGAATAGTTTAACGCCACATCCTATTAAATACGGTTTCTATGATGTACCAAGTCACAGTAATTTGATTAGTCGCATTGCTCAAGGAACAGGGTCTTATCAAGGGATTCATGAATATTTAAAAAATAATCCAAGTGATGAAGAAAAAGTTTTAACTGTATTAGATTATTTTGATATCAAACATGTTGTTGATGAAATAACTAATCCAGTACTGATTTCAGTTGGTGAGGCTGATCCAATTTGTCCAAAGGAAGATTTTTTAGTAGCGTATCATAAAATCAAAGCCATTAAAGAGCTGGATACCTATCAACAACCAGGACATGGCGGTGGCGGATTAAAACACATAGAAAAAATATTAAATTATTTATTAAAAGAAACAGCTGGTGAATGCAATGAGAGAGATTAA
- a CDS encoding endonuclease/exonuclease/phosphatase family protein has protein sequence MKVATYNVRTDTDFDQNWSWDYRKNHVIDLIKFHDWDILGVQEIRPNQVNDLKSLSEYASFTREREGDQTDEGLGIYYRKTLFDCMGQGFFWLSDTPFESSIHPEAGCKRIALWIILKDKQSKQEFLVINTHLDHVSEVARQKGMDVLLEVLAKKINVYSTILLGDFNAEREEVLHDKLQEIFQYPEDNQEVFNYGPKGTFQEFEYERDWKDLEYIDYILYKDMICTKRGVLTDSCDGRFPSDHFPVVTTFKI, from the coding sequence ATTAAAGTTGCGACATATAACGTTCGTACAGATACAGATTTTGATCAGAATTGGTCTTGGGATTACCGAAAAAATCACGTGATTGATTTAATTAAGTTTCATGATTGGGATATTTTAGGTGTTCAGGAAATAAGACCTAATCAGGTCAATGATCTGAAAAGTTTATCAGAGTACGCAAGTTTTACAAGAGAAAGAGAAGGCGACCAAACAGATGAAGGCTTAGGTATTTACTACCGAAAAACGTTGTTTGATTGCATGGGGCAAGGATTTTTTTGGTTGTCTGATACCCCTTTTGAATCAAGTATTCATCCAGAAGCAGGGTGTAAACGAATCGCTTTATGGATTATCTTGAAAGATAAACAGAGTAAACAAGAGTTTTTAGTAATTAATACACATCTAGACCATGTGTCCGAAGTAGCAAGACAAAAAGGAATGGATGTTTTACTTGAGGTATTAGCCAAAAAAATCAACGTTTATTCAACCATTCTTTTAGGAGATTTTAACGCTGAAAGAGAAGAAGTGTTACACGATAAACTACAAGAAATTTTTCAATATCCAGAAGATAATCAAGAGGTGTTCAACTATGGTCCAAAGGGAACCTTTCAAGAGTTTGAATATGAGAGAGATTGGAAGGATTTAGAATACATTGATTATATTTTATATAAAGACATGATATGTACCAAACGAGGCGTATTAACGGATTCGTGTGATGGGCGATTTCCCTCAGATCATTTTCCAGTTGTTACCACCTTTAAAATTTAA
- a CDS encoding ABC transporter permease, with the protein MKSKFNRFLSQWQLQWMVLPGIAFMIVFNYIPIYGISIAFKNYTVVDSVSTANWVGLENFRIIFEDTFFWEAVRNTLAISLLKLALGFFIPIALAIMIYEMKDGKLKKTIQTISYIPHFFSWIVLGGMMISWLSTSGFFNQVLMSVGLMDKGVNHLLEPSKYWWIAVFSDLWKEVGWGTILYLAGMSKIDPTYYEAARMDGATKLTQIRTITLPLLTPIISLNLILAVSNILGSNLDQTFVLMNSQNQNRSEVINSFVYKMGITQGDFSYATAVGLGVSIISIILLLITNKVTKKMNNGQSVIL; encoded by the coding sequence ATGAAATCAAAGTTTAATCGGTTTTTATCTCAATGGCAATTACAATGGATGGTTCTTCCGGGAATTGCTTTTATGATTGTTTTTAATTATATTCCAATTTATGGGATATCTATCGCATTTAAGAACTACACAGTTGTGGATAGTGTGTCTACTGCCAATTGGGTAGGATTAGAAAATTTCAGAATTATTTTCGAAGACACATTCTTTTGGGAAGCAGTTCGAAATACGTTAGCCATTAGTTTACTAAAACTAGCGTTAGGATTTTTTATTCCAATTGCTTTAGCCATTATGATTTATGAGATGAAAGACGGAAAGCTCAAAAAAACGATCCAAACCATTTCTTACATTCCCCATTTCTTTTCTTGGATTGTATTAGGAGGGATGATGATTAGTTGGTTGTCAACTTCCGGATTCTTTAACCAAGTCTTAATGTCCGTTGGTTTAATGGACAAAGGAGTTAATCATTTACTTGAACCAAGTAAATATTGGTGGATAGCAGTCTTCTCTGATTTATGGAAAGAAGTTGGTTGGGGGACGATCCTTTACTTAGCAGGAATGTCTAAAATTGACCCAACTTACTATGAAGCAGCAAGGATGGATGGTGCAACTAAATTAACACAAATTAGAACCATTACCTTGCCTCTATTAACACCAATCATTTCTTTAAATTTAATCTTAGCAGTGAGTAACATTTTAGGTTCTAACCTTGATCAAACATTTGTACTGATGAATTCACAAAATCAAAACCGTTCAGAAGTTATTAACTCATTCGTTTATAAAATGGGGATCACACAAGGTGATTTCTCATACGCGACGGCAGTTGGTTTAGGTGTTTCGATTATCTCAATTATCTTGTTACTGATCACAAATAAAGTAACGAAGAAAATGAATAATGGTCAATCAGTTATCTTGTAG
- the bglX gene encoding beta-glucosidase BglX — translation MKQTELLAIIEKMSPKEKVDQLLQLAADFYTDNAEDRTGPMDNLNINETTIDNAGSILGVSGAQKAIDIQKNYIENNPHNLPTILMADIIHGFRTIFPIPLALGCTWNTDAVEEMASISALESSVSGLHLTFSPMLDLVRDPRWGRVLESTGEDPYLNSVYAKSMVKGYQGDNLKEDVTKVAACVKHFAAYGGAIGGRDYNTVDVSETTLREKYLPSYQAAIDAGAKLVMTAFNTIEGVPASGNKKLFRDVLRDEFEFKGPVISDWAAIKEMINHGVAANEKDAARLAIEAGVDIEMMTTCYDKHLLELIDEDAKYMDLLDEAVLRILELKNDLGLFENPYRGADPVKEKEVILSESHRESAREIAEKSMVLLENKEILPLDKTAKIAVFGPKATTGDLMGAWSWQGKFDEVITIAEGLVSKGEHVSVSTTNYDLFENTAESLVDAKELATTNDVVVLALGEADWMSGEAASRSDIKLPQSQIELFKIVRSVAKKVVVVLVNGRPLDLTDISEADAILEAWFPGTEGGNAVANILFGDVNPSGRLSMSFPENVGQVPVYYNTENTGRPYEAAPEEKYVSKYLDVSNYAKYPFGYGLSYSSVSYDNLALDKEIGEIEDTIKVTVTVTNQSDRLTTETIQVYTRDLVGETARPLKELKAFKQVELAANETKEVVIELETKKLAYVHQDLSWAVDAGEFNLMVGPNSRELKLAKSFSLR, via the coding sequence ATGAAACAAACTGAATTATTAGCCATTATTGAAAAAATGAGCCCGAAAGAAAAAGTTGATCAATTACTACAATTAGCTGCAGATTTTTATACCGATAACGCAGAGGATCGTACAGGTCCAATGGATAACTTAAACATTAATGAAACAACGATTGATAATGCAGGAAGTATCTTAGGTGTGTCTGGTGCACAAAAGGCTATCGACATTCAAAAAAATTATATTGAAAACAATCCCCATAACTTGCCTACGATTTTAATGGCAGACATTATTCATGGTTTTAGAACGATTTTCCCAATTCCTTTAGCCCTTGGTTGTACTTGGAATACAGATGCTGTAGAGGAGATGGCATCCATTTCAGCTTTAGAATCTTCTGTATCTGGTCTTCACTTAACCTTTTCACCGATGCTTGATTTAGTTAGAGATCCTCGTTGGGGACGTGTTTTAGAATCAACTGGAGAAGATCCTTATTTAAATAGTGTTTATGCTAAATCAATGGTTAAAGGCTATCAAGGTGATAATTTAAAAGAAGACGTGACAAAAGTAGCTGCTTGTGTGAAACATTTTGCCGCATACGGTGGGGCGATTGGTGGACGTGATTACAATACTGTAGATGTGTCTGAAACAACTTTACGTGAGAAATATTTACCAAGCTATCAAGCAGCGATTGATGCGGGAGCTAAACTTGTGATGACTGCTTTTAATACTATTGAAGGCGTTCCAGCAAGTGGGAATAAAAAATTATTTAGAGATGTATTAAGAGATGAGTTTGAGTTTAAAGGACCTGTTATTTCAGACTGGGCAGCCATTAAAGAGATGATTAATCATGGTGTGGCAGCTAACGAAAAAGATGCCGCTAGACTTGCGATTGAAGCAGGTGTGGATATTGAAATGATGACAACGTGTTATGACAAACATCTTTTAGAATTAATCGATGAAGATGCTAAATACATGGATTTATTAGATGAAGCGGTTCTTAGAATTTTAGAGTTGAAAAATGATTTAGGTTTATTTGAAAATCCTTACCGCGGGGCTGATCCTGTTAAAGAAAAAGAAGTGATTTTATCAGAATCACACCGTGAGTCAGCTCGTGAAATTGCTGAAAAATCAATGGTTCTTTTAGAAAATAAAGAGATTTTACCACTTGATAAAACAGCTAAAATCGCTGTGTTTGGACCAAAAGCAACAACAGGTGATTTAATGGGTGCATGGTCATGGCAAGGGAAATTTGACGAAGTAATCACGATTGCAGAGGGTTTGGTTTCTAAAGGCGAGCACGTGAGCGTTTCAACAACTAACTATGATTTATTTGAAAACACCGCTGAAAGTTTAGTTGACGCAAAAGAATTAGCAACAACGAATGATGTGGTTGTTTTAGCACTTGGTGAAGCTGATTGGATGAGTGGTGAAGCAGCAAGTCGTAGTGATATTAAATTGCCACAAAGCCAAATTGAATTATTTAAAATAGTTCGTTCAGTGGCTAAAAAAGTAGTGGTTGTTTTAGTGAATGGTCGTCCTTTAGATTTAACAGATATTTCAGAAGCAGATGCTATTTTAGAAGCGTGGTTCCCAGGAACTGAAGGTGGTAATGCAGTAGCGAATATTCTATTTGGTGACGTGAATCCAAGTGGTCGTCTGAGCATGTCATTCCCAGAAAATGTTGGTCAAGTCCCTGTTTATTACAATACTGAAAATACTGGTCGTCCTTATGAAGCGGCACCAGAAGAAAAATATGTTTCTAAGTACTTAGATGTATCTAACTATGCGAAATACCCATTTGGCTATGGTTTATCTTATAGCTCTGTTTCTTATGACAACTTAGCTCTTGATAAAGAAATCGGTGAAATTGAAGATACGATTAAAGTAACTGTGACAGTGACAAATCAATCAGATCGCTTAACAACAGAAACAATCCAAGTTTACACCCGTGATTTAGTTGGCGAAACTGCGAGACCTCTTAAAGAATTAAAAGCCTTTAAACAAGTAGAATTAGCGGCAAATGAAACAAAAGAAGTCGTGATTGAATTAGAAACTAAAAAACTAGCTTACGTTCATCAAGATTTATCATGGGCAGTAGATGCTGGTGAGTTTAACTTAATGGTTGGACCAAACAGTCGAGAATTAAAATTAGCTAAGAGTTTTTCTCTTAGATAA
- a CDS encoding sugar ABC transporter substrate-binding protein produces the protein MKKVVLGLLTATLALTLAACGNDKKDAGKDFSIKDRYELDEKTPAWKLDKKKETTELTWYINADWKMTPFGTDATTKKIKEDLNIDVKFVTGDDAKLNALISSGDLPDIVTLMKKDSPAGNKADKWAYSLNDLAEKYDPYLNTVVTKDTFNWFALEDGKTYGYPNYSNTQKDYDNNVIPANDAFVIRKDVYEKLGKPSIQTPEDFQKVMNDIKKEYPKLTPFGFPPVKEEGGPFERILQDFIGVPLETKDGKFNERSLDPEYKEWLQAINKVYQDGNITDDSFTDDGDTYKGKLKNGDYAIVFANGFNGSVGEFQDFKNKGESEYMAIDGPKSTSGREIMLNQTGISGWLVNYVSKNAKDPAKATQLFTYLISEEGQILTKFGVEGETFKYNADKKVEILPEVKELEKTNPEEYRKKYGLSAFNFFNNDRMNLLKEPEDSAVTQMQAWGKGKLSPHFIIENTTPESGSKEARSETAIKTKYDTAVISLIRSKTDADFEKTYKDYVDFTEKNNIEEINKAKTDIMKSNKEKLGIKD, from the coding sequence ATGAAAAAAGTAGTTCTTGGTTTATTAACAGCAACATTAGCATTAACTCTAGCAGCATGTGGTAACGACAAAAAAGATGCGGGCAAAGATTTCAGTATCAAAGATCGTTACGAATTGGATGAAAAAACTCCAGCTTGGAAATTAGATAAGAAAAAAGAAACAACAGAATTAACTTGGTACATTAATGCTGATTGGAAAATGACGCCATTCGGAACAGATGCAACAACGAAAAAAATCAAAGAAGATTTAAACATTGATGTGAAATTCGTGACTGGAGATGATGCGAAATTAAATGCTTTAATCTCAAGTGGGGATCTGCCTGATATTGTGACATTAATGAAAAAAGATAGTCCAGCTGGAAATAAAGCTGATAAATGGGCATATTCTTTAAATGACTTAGCAGAAAAATATGATCCATATTTAAACACAGTCGTGACAAAAGATACCTTTAACTGGTTTGCTTTAGAAGACGGTAAAACATACGGCTATCCAAACTATTCAAACACACAAAAAGATTATGACAACAACGTCATTCCAGCAAACGACGCATTTGTGATTAGAAAAGATGTTTACGAAAAACTTGGAAAACCTTCAATTCAAACACCAGAAGATTTCCAAAAAGTGATGAATGATATTAAAAAAGAATATCCAAAATTAACACCATTTGGCTTCCCACCAGTGAAAGAAGAAGGTGGTCCATTTGAAAGAATTTTACAAGACTTTATTGGTGTTCCTTTAGAAACCAAAGATGGTAAATTTAACGAACGTAGTTTAGATCCAGAGTACAAAGAGTGGCTACAAGCAATTAATAAAGTCTATCAAGATGGCAATATCACTGATGATAGCTTTACTGATGATGGCGATACTTATAAAGGTAAACTTAAAAATGGTGACTATGCGATTGTTTTTGCTAATGGATTTAACGGCTCAGTTGGTGAGTTCCAAGATTTCAAAAACAAAGGTGAATCTGAATATATGGCAATTGATGGACCTAAGAGTACATCAGGTCGTGAAATCATGTTAAATCAAACAGGTATTTCAGGTTGGTTAGTTAACTATGTTTCTAAAAATGCCAAAGATCCAGCTAAAGCAACTCAATTATTTACTTATTTAATTAGTGAAGAAGGTCAAATCTTAACTAAGTTTGGTGTGGAAGGTGAAACATTCAAATACAATGCAGATAAAAAAGTTGAAATTTTACCAGAAGTCAAAGAATTAGAAAAAACAAACCCAGAAGAATATCGTAAAAAATATGGTTTAAGTGCCTTTAACTTCTTTAACAATGACCGTATGAATTTACTTAAAGAACCAGAAGATAGTGCTGTAACTCAAATGCAAGCTTGGGGTAAAGGAAAATTATCACCTCATTTTATTATTGAAAATACAACACCAGAATCTGGCTCAAAAGAAGCTCGTTCAGAAACAGCAATCAAAACAAAATATGACACAGCAGTTATTTCTTTAATCCGCTCTAAAACAGATGCAGATTTCGAAAAAACATACAAAGACTACGTTGATTTTACAGAGAAAAATAATATAGAAGAAATCAATAAAGCAAAAACTGACATTATGAAATCAAACAAAGAAAAATTAGGCATAAAAGACTAG